A portion of the uncultured Bacteroides sp. genome contains these proteins:
- a CDS encoding DUF721 domain-containing protein: MKRNDAEPIGKLIQQFLRQESLEAPLNEQRLIAAWKDVLGPTIHSYTKELFIKNQVLYVHLTSSVLRQELMMGREMLVRNLNSQVGATVITNIIFR, translated from the coding sequence ATGAAACGGAATGATGCGGAGCCGATAGGAAAGTTGATTCAGCAATTCTTGCGACAAGAAAGTCTGGAAGCGCCTTTGAATGAACAGCGGTTGATTGCTGCGTGGAAAGATGTATTGGGACCTACCATTCATTCGTATACCAAGGAACTTTTCATCAAAAATCAGGTTTTATATGTACACTTGACTTCTTCTGTGCTTCGGCAAGAGTTGATGATGGGGAGGGAGATGTTGGTGCGTAATCTCAATAGTCAAGTGGGGGCAACCGTCATCACCAATATTATTTTTCGCTAA
- a CDS encoding 5-formyltetrahydrofolate cyclo-ligase, with protein MKERKKELRKQIALKKTRYCASTLKDLSVEILVLLESHPAFRAAQTILLYYSMKDEVQTHDFVEKWSKDKRILLPVVVDNDLELRVYSGIQSLRIGSYGIEEPVGEPFTDYESIDMVIVPGVAFDLSGRRLGHGKGYYDRLLPHISAYKAGICFPFQLVEEVPSEEFDIRMDTIITCE; from the coding sequence ATGAAGGAAAGAAAAAAAGAACTGCGCAAGCAAATAGCGTTAAAGAAAACCCGGTATTGCGCCTCTACGCTAAAGGATCTTTCTGTTGAAATATTAGTGCTGCTCGAAAGCCACCCGGCTTTCAGAGCAGCGCAAACCATTCTACTCTATTATTCCATGAAGGATGAAGTACAAACTCATGACTTCGTTGAGAAATGGAGCAAAGACAAAAGAATACTTCTCCCTGTCGTAGTAGACAATGATTTAGAACTACGTGTATACTCGGGAATACAATCACTACGCATTGGAAGCTATGGAATAGAAGAACCTGTAGGCGAACCATTTACCGACTATGAATCTATTGATATGGTGATTGTTCCGGGAGTTGCCTTTGATCTTTCAGGCAGACGCCTTGGGCACGGAAAAGGTTATTACGACAGATTATTACCGCATATCTCTGCTTACAAAGCCGGCATTTGTTTCCCTTTTCAACTGGTAGAAGAAGTTCCGTCGGAGGAATTCGATATTCGTATGGATACTATCATTACCTGTGAATAA
- a CDS encoding DUF4847 family protein, producing the protein MKTKYLCFLILLFPLLSGCNDTDDIAKIFLGKTWKLTNIMEGDAPSDYWNGNQAAGEASLALIRQGDNCTIKFNGTITENIIIGTIAGTATSTTFNGKWRADGENRTFSSSTNTTTDSDVLGRAFLNGLNNATSYSGDENNLYIYFKEGQRTKYLLFRVQK; encoded by the coding sequence ATGAAAACTAAATATTTATGCTTTCTTATCCTTCTGTTTCCTCTGTTAAGTGGATGCAACGACACGGATGATATAGCTAAGATTTTCTTAGGTAAAACATGGAAACTGACTAATATCATGGAGGGAGACGCTCCAAGTGATTATTGGAATGGTAATCAAGCAGCTGGAGAGGCCTCCCTTGCATTAATACGACAAGGAGATAACTGCACCATTAAGTTTAACGGAACAATAACAGAGAATATTATTATTGGCACGATCGCCGGTACAGCAACCAGTACCACATTTAATGGTAAATGGAGAGCAGATGGTGAAAACCGCACATTTAGTTCTTCCACAAACACAACGACCGATAGTGACGTACTAGGTAGAGCCTTTTTAAATGGGCTAAATAACGCAACATCATATAGTGGCGACGAGAACAACCTATATATCTACTTCAAAGAAGGGCAAAGAACAAAATATCTTCTTTTTCGCGTACAAAAATAA
- a CDS encoding M3 family metallopeptidase: MKRLNLTFFLLCTISMMHAQNPFFEKYNTPHQTVPFDKIKTEHYEPAIQEGIRQQIAEIDKIVNNPKAPTFVNTILAYEKSGKLLDQVTTVFGNLRSAETNDDLQVLAQKMIPLLSEHSNNISLNEKLFNRIEAVYKQRKKLSLTIEQAKLLENAYDGFIRNGANLKGEDRDKYRELTKKLSTLSLQFSENNLKEVNNYQMVLKDKEQLAGLPESAIEAAAETAKEKGIEGWAFTLQAPSYIPFLTYADNRELRKELYMAYNTKCTHDNEYNNLEIVKEIANTRMAIAQLLGYKDYAEYTLQKRMAQNSDAVYKLLNQLLEAYTPTAKKEYNEVQSLARQTAGDGFCVMPWDWSYYSNKLKDQKFSINEEMLRPYFELSQVKKGVFGLATKLYGITFKKNPDIPVYHKDVDAYEVFDKDGSYLAVLYTDFHPRAGKRSGAWMTSFKGQWIDEKTGENSRPHITLVMNFTKPTESKPALLTFDEVETFLHEFGHSLHGMFANSNYESLSGTSVYRDFVELPSQIMENFAIQKDFLNTFAKHYQTGELLPDTLVQRLVDASNFNAAYGCLRQVSLGLLDMAWYTRSTPFDGDVKAYEQKAWAKAQILPVVDDVCMSTQFSHIFAGGYSAGYYSYKWAEVLDADAFSLFKQKGIFNHEVAESFRNNILSKGGTEHPMVLYKRFRGQEPTIDALLIRNGIKK, from the coding sequence ATGAAAAGATTAAACCTAACATTTTTTTTACTTTGTACAATTAGTATGATGCATGCTCAGAATCCTTTCTTTGAAAAGTATAATACCCCACACCAAACTGTCCCGTTCGATAAAATAAAAACCGAACACTATGAACCCGCTATTCAAGAAGGTATCAGACAGCAGATAGCCGAGATAGATAAAATCGTAAACAATCCTAAAGCACCTACGTTCGTTAACACCATCTTAGCTTATGAAAAATCAGGGAAACTGCTAGATCAGGTTACCACCGTTTTTGGAAATCTACGCAGCGCCGAGACGAATGATGACTTACAGGTACTTGCGCAAAAAATGATACCACTATTAAGCGAGCACAGCAACAACATCAGCTTAAATGAGAAACTCTTCAACCGGATTGAAGCAGTATACAAACAAAGAAAGAAACTTTCTCTCACAATCGAACAAGCCAAGCTTCTTGAAAATGCTTATGACGGCTTTATCCGCAATGGAGCTAATCTAAAAGGAGAAGACAGAGATAAATATCGCGAACTGACCAAAAAACTCAGCACATTGTCGCTCCAATTCAGCGAAAACAATTTGAAAGAAGTGAATAACTATCAAATGGTGCTGAAGGATAAGGAGCAATTGGCCGGATTGCCCGAAAGTGCGATAGAAGCTGCTGCTGAAACGGCTAAAGAAAAAGGAATTGAAGGATGGGCTTTCACCCTTCAGGCGCCAAGTTATATTCCTTTCCTTACCTATGCCGACAACCGCGAACTTCGGAAAGAGCTCTATATGGCATACAACACAAAGTGTACCCATGATAACGAATACAACAATTTGGAAATCGTTAAAGAGATTGCCAACACTCGCATGGCAATTGCTCAACTTCTGGGTTACAAGGATTATGCAGAGTACACGCTCCAAAAACGTATGGCTCAAAACAGTGATGCCGTATACAAATTACTCAATCAATTGCTGGAGGCCTACACTCCTACCGCAAAGAAAGAATACAATGAAGTACAATCTTTGGCTCGTCAAACGGCAGGCGATGGCTTCTGTGTAATGCCATGGGATTGGAGCTATTATTCTAATAAACTGAAAGATCAAAAGTTTAGCATCAACGAAGAGATGCTACGCCCTTACTTTGAACTCAGCCAAGTAAAAAAAGGGGTATTCGGATTAGCAACCAAACTATATGGTATCACATTCAAAAAGAATCCTGACATTCCAGTTTACCATAAAGACGTCGATGCTTATGAAGTCTTTGATAAGGACGGCAGTTATCTTGCAGTTCTTTATACCGACTTCCATCCTCGTGCCGGCAAACGTTCGGGAGCATGGATGACCAGCTTTAAAGGGCAATGGATTGATGAAAAGACAGGCGAGAATAGTCGCCCACACATCACTTTAGTGATGAACTTTACGAAGCCCACTGAGAGCAAACCGGCCCTACTTACATTCGATGAAGTAGAAACGTTTTTGCATGAATTCGGGCACAGCCTGCATGGTATGTTTGCCAATTCAAACTACGAGAGCTTGAGTGGAACGAGTGTCTACCGTGACTTTGTAGAATTACCTTCTCAAATAATGGAGAATTTTGCCATTCAAAAAGACTTCCTTAACACCTTTGCCAAACATTATCAAACCGGCGAATTACTTCCAGACACATTGGTACAAAGACTAGTGGACGCCTCTAACTTTAACGCAGCTTACGGTTGCCTGCGTCAGGTTAGTCTTGGGCTACTTGACATGGCATGGTACACACGCTCTACCCCTTTTGATGGAGATGTAAAAGCCTACGAACAAAAGGCATGGGCCAAAGCTCAGATTCTTCCGGTTGTAGACGACGTTTGCATGAGTACACAGTTCTCCCACATCTTTGCCGGAGGCTACTCAGCAGGGTATTATAGCTATAAATGGGCCGAAGTATTGGATGCTGATGCATTCTCACTCTTCAAACAAAAAGGTATTTTCAATCATGAAGTAGCCGAATCTTTCCGAAACAATATATTATCCAAAGGTGGCACAGAACATCCAATGGTTTTGTATAAACGTTTTCGCGGGCAAGAACCTACCATTGATGCATTGCTTATTAGAAATGGAATAAAAAAATGA
- a CDS encoding S41 family peptidase, producing the protein MRTRNSSRFIPLVIAISVVVGILIGTFYAKHFSGNRLGIINSSSNKLNALLRIVDDQYVDTVNMTDLVEKAMPQILAELDPHSTYIPAKDLENVNSELEGSFSGIGIQFTIQDDTIHVNSVIQGGPSEKVGLMAGDRIVSVNDTSFVGKKVTNDVAMRTLKGVKGSQVKLGVKRMTEKGILKFNITRGDIPQNTIDATYMLNNKFGYIQISKFGRTTHVELLNAIAVLSHKNCQGLVIDLRGNTGGYMEAAIRMVNEFLPQGKLIVYTQGRKYPRTDEFANGTGSCQKMPIVVLVDEGSASASEIFAGAIQDNDRGMIIGRRSFGKGLVQQPIDFSDGSAIRLTIARYYTPSGRCIQRHYESGKDQNYEMDWLTRYEHGEFFSRDSIKLDEKLRYSTGLGRPVYGGGGIMPDLFVPQDTTGVSSYLTSVLNKGLTIQFTFQYTDRNRDQMSQYEDEGTLLDYLRHQNLVEQFVRYADSKGIKRRNILIQKSHKLLERNIYGNIIYNMLGKEAYIKYFNNSDTTVKKAIEILEKGEAFPKAPAVVKQPTKKNEGKKKRTAQANSVKENPVLRLYAKGSFC; encoded by the coding sequence ATGCGTACAAGAAACTCTTCGAGGTTTATACCACTAGTTATTGCAATAAGTGTGGTAGTTGGAATTCTTATCGGAACTTTTTATGCGAAACATTTTTCCGGCAATCGCTTAGGAATTATTAATAGTTCCTCCAATAAACTAAATGCTTTGTTGCGCATTGTCGACGATCAATATGTGGACACAGTAAACATGACCGACTTGGTTGAAAAGGCAATGCCGCAGATTTTAGCTGAGCTTGATCCACACTCCACGTATATTCCCGCAAAAGATCTGGAAAATGTTAATTCCGAGTTAGAAGGCAGCTTTAGCGGAATCGGCATCCAATTCACCATACAAGATGATACAATTCACGTCAACAGCGTTATACAGGGAGGCCCCTCCGAAAAAGTGGGATTAATGGCAGGAGACCGCATTGTTTCCGTTAATGACACTTCGTTTGTAGGCAAGAAGGTAACGAACGATGTGGCTATGCGTACCCTTAAGGGGGTCAAAGGCAGCCAGGTGAAATTAGGAGTTAAAAGAATGACAGAGAAAGGCATTCTCAAATTTAATATCACCCGCGGGGATATCCCACAAAACACGATTGATGCAACCTACATGCTCAACAATAAATTCGGATATATACAAATCAGTAAATTCGGACGCACCACACACGTTGAACTGCTCAATGCAATTGCTGTTCTAAGCCATAAAAACTGTCAGGGTCTGGTTATCGACTTACGAGGAAACACAGGAGGATATATGGAAGCTGCTATTCGAATGGTAAATGAGTTTTTACCTCAAGGCAAACTGATTGTATATACTCAAGGTCGTAAATATCCACGTACGGATGAATTTGCCAACGGAACCGGTAGCTGTCAAAAGATGCCTATTGTAGTATTGGTTGATGAAGGTTCGGCTTCTGCCAGCGAGATTTTCGCAGGTGCCATTCAAGATAACGACCGCGGTATGATTATTGGTCGCCGCTCTTTTGGCAAAGGTTTGGTGCAACAACCTATTGATTTCAGCGACGGCTCTGCCATTCGTCTGACCATTGCCCGCTATTACACTCCTTCAGGACGTTGTATTCAGCGACATTACGAAAGCGGTAAAGATCAGAACTACGAAATGGATTGGCTCACCCGCTACGAGCATGGAGAGTTTTTCTCAAGAGACAGTATCAAATTAGATGAAAAGCTTCGTTACTCAACCGGATTGGGACGTCCTGTTTATGGAGGTGGAGGCATCATGCCCGACCTATTTGTGCCACAAGATACCACCGGAGTAAGTTCTTATCTGACCAGTGTACTCAACAAAGGATTAACCATACAATTTACTTTTCAGTACACCGACCGCAACCGTGATCAAATGAGCCAATACGAAGATGAAGGAACATTGCTTGATTACCTACGTCACCAAAACCTGGTAGAACAGTTTGTTCGCTACGCTGATAGTAAAGGGATAAAGAGAAGAAACATACTTATCCAGAAATCGCATAAGTTACTTGAGCGAAACATTTATGGTAATATCATTTACAACATGTTAGGAAAAGAAGCCTATATCAAATACTTCAATAATAGCGATACGACTGTGAAAAAAGCAATAGAAATACTAGAGAAAGGAGAAGCTTTTCCAAAAGCGCCCGCAGTTGTAAAACAACCCACAAAGAAAAATGAAGGAAAGAAAAAAAGAACTGCGCAAGCAAATAGCGTTAAAGAAAACCCGGTATTGCGCCTCTACGCTAAAGGATCTTTCTGTTGA
- a CDS encoding dCMP deaminase family protein, producing METAQLKQLELDKRYIRMAIIWAENSYCHRRKVGALIVKEKMIISDGYNGTPSGFENVCEDENNLTKPYVLHAEANAITKIARSNNSSDGATMYVTAAPCIECAKLIIQAGIKRVIYSEKYRLEDGIDLLKRAGIEVLYLEPEKADIEI from the coding sequence ATGGAAACAGCACAACTGAAACAATTAGAATTGGACAAACGTTATATACGAATGGCCATAATATGGGCTGAAAACTCTTATTGCCACCGTCGAAAAGTAGGTGCACTTATCGTGAAAGAGAAGATGATTATTTCTGATGGATACAACGGAACTCCTTCCGGTTTTGAAAATGTATGTGAAGATGAGAATAACCTGACTAAGCCTTATGTGCTTCATGCTGAAGCAAATGCCATAACTAAAATAGCTCGTTCAAACAATAGTAGCGACGGAGCTACAATGTATGTTACGGCCGCACCATGCATTGAGTGCGCCAAACTAATCATCCAAGCTGGTATCAAGCGAGTGATCTACTCGGAAAAATATCGTTTGGAAGATGGAATCGATTTATTAAAACGTGCCGGCATTGAAGTTCTGTATCTGGAACCCGAGAAAGCCGATATAGAAATATAA